Proteins encoded in a region of the Rhodothermales bacterium genome:
- the mnmE gene encoding tRNA uridine-5-carboxymethylaminomethyl(34) synthesis GTPase MnmE, whose product MDTIAAIATARGRAALAIVRLSGPDAILIAAACFRGAGLADAPSHTVHVGYLVDPHGETIDQVVATLFRAPRSATGEDVVEISCHGGDLAPQHVLTSLLHHGARLAQPGEFTQRAFLNGKLDLAQAEAVADLIHASSSMAQRVSVRQLQGRYSDLLQRLRADLLETCAYIELELDFSEEDVAFADKGRLVTLLASADALLTRLLGSYRLGELVRDGVRVVIGGRPNAGKSTLLNALLGRDRAIVSPVPGTTRDEIEAELEIEGLAFRFVDTAGLRETEDAIEAEGVRRAHSSIEAADALVYVFDLRLGLDTAEQEWIERLITRLPELPVVLVGNKADLTPAPPATAYPLPVLMLSASQAFAEPARLQPLVTRLLEDLGADPSAAETSAVVTNQRHRQHLQHALGAVHAAARTLDAGGGGDTLALDLRAALHELGQITGEITNEDVLDQIFSRFCIGK is encoded by the coding sequence ATGGATACTATCGCGGCCATCGCTACGGCGCGCGGGCGCGCGGCGCTCGCCATCGTCCGTCTGTCGGGTCCTGACGCTATCCTCATCGCGGCGGCCTGCTTCCGCGGCGCCGGCCTGGCCGACGCCCCCAGCCACACGGTTCATGTCGGGTATCTGGTAGATCCCCACGGAGAGACGATCGACCAGGTAGTTGCCACGCTCTTCCGCGCCCCGCGCTCGGCCACGGGGGAGGATGTGGTGGAGATCTCCTGTCATGGCGGCGATCTCGCGCCGCAGCATGTCCTCACGAGCTTGCTCCATCATGGCGCCCGACTCGCGCAACCCGGCGAGTTCACCCAGCGCGCGTTCCTCAACGGCAAATTGGATCTCGCCCAGGCCGAGGCCGTTGCCGATCTCATCCATGCCTCGTCATCGATGGCGCAACGGGTGTCCGTCCGCCAGCTCCAGGGACGGTACTCGGATCTCCTGCAACGCCTTCGGGCCGACCTGCTCGAGACCTGCGCCTACATCGAACTCGAGCTCGACTTCTCTGAGGAGGACGTCGCCTTCGCGGACAAAGGCCGGCTCGTGACCCTGCTCGCCAGCGCCGACGCATTGCTCACCCGCCTCCTCGGCTCGTACCGCCTGGGCGAACTCGTGCGCGATGGAGTGCGCGTGGTCATCGGGGGCCGGCCGAACGCCGGCAAGTCCACCTTGCTAAATGCCCTGCTCGGGCGCGATCGCGCCATCGTCAGCCCCGTCCCGGGCACCACGCGCGACGAGATCGAGGCGGAGCTGGAGATCGAAGGCCTTGCCTTCCGGTTCGTGGATACCGCCGGCCTGCGCGAAACCGAGGACGCCATCGAGGCCGAAGGCGTCCGTCGCGCCCATAGCTCCATCGAAGCCGCCGATGCCCTGGTCTACGTGTTCGATCTCCGCCTCGGCCTCGACACGGCCGAGCAGGAATGGATCGAGCGCTTGATCACCCGACTGCCGGAACTGCCGGTAGTCCTCGTTGGCAACAAGGCCGATCTCACGCCGGCTCCGCCGGCCACTGCCTATCCGCTTCCGGTCCTCATGCTGTCGGCCAGCCAGGCCTTCGCTGAGCCCGCCCGCCTACAACCCCTCGTCACCCGCCTCCTGGAAGACCTCGGCGCCGATCCATCCGCCGCCGAAACGTCCGCCGTCGTAACCAACCAGCGCCACCGCCAACACCTCCAGCACGCGCTCGGCGCCGTGCACGCCGCCGCACGCACACTGGACGCCGGCGGGGGGGGAGACACCCTCGCCCTGGACCTCCGCGCCGCCCTCCACGAGCTGGGCCAGATCACCGGCGAAATCACCAACGAAGACGTGCTCGACCAGATTTTCTCCCGTTTCTGCATCGGGAAATGA
- a CDS encoding GspE/PulE family protein, with translation MLQTAPKKRTPDATDNQQGRRDDDFAKFELKDRVVIMLLFKQLVTMKQIERNWHKWRKLIEQRQTEALWRILAEDPELERERIFACAAEVYAFEDAVITPETARYIRKNEEVFSAKQWELLGTQFLVPINKTGTTWTFASFDPTHPEMGQTLRKIGLPNYELRYAPEVVIKDLIKDAFPQHVKNEFLERVAQEMHAFDLGTEYEKQAGLIDEDALEAEIGRSTLINLFEAALLEAVRRGASDIHIFPNKSRQIEIHFRIDGQLDSWHVEKRVHAEAFLAVVKDNSVNVDRFERDAAQDGFIQRTIDGSLIRFRVSVLPIANASHEIRSESIVIRVLDDRKVVTDLKKLGLLEEAMERFNWAIQQPHGMIILTGPTGSGKTTTLFACLHQVVNPRVNVLTVEDPVEYLIEGVRQIKLNPKLDLEQAIRAILRHDPDIVMVGEMRDRATADLAIKLANTGHLTFSTLHTNDAPSAISRLYKMGVETFLIAYAINLIVAQRLIRTLCPSCKEVDTARQDALLLKLGFTEKEMAGTTLYRAGENRKCKTCNGIGYKGRRAITETLAFSDEIRAIIVESEQNIDEEAIRKQAVKEGMLSLRDAARRIVTYGETSIHEMIRVVSTDM, from the coding sequence GTGCTGCAGACCGCCCCGAAAAAAAGAACACCAGATGCCACCGACAACCAGCAGGGTCGGCGGGACGACGACTTCGCGAAGTTCGAGTTGAAGGACCGCGTCGTCATCATGCTGCTCTTCAAGCAGCTGGTGACCATGAAGCAGATCGAGCGGAACTGGCACAAGTGGCGTAAGCTCATCGAGCAGCGGCAGACGGAGGCGCTGTGGCGGATCCTGGCCGAAGACCCCGAACTCGAACGCGAGCGTATCTTTGCCTGCGCCGCCGAAGTGTATGCCTTCGAAGACGCCGTCATCACGCCCGAGACGGCCCGCTACATCCGCAAGAACGAGGAGGTGTTCTCGGCGAAGCAGTGGGAGTTGCTGGGCACCCAGTTTCTGGTGCCGATCAACAAGACCGGGACGACCTGGACCTTCGCCAGCTTCGACCCCACGCATCCGGAAATGGGGCAAACCCTCCGTAAGATCGGGCTGCCCAACTACGAGCTGCGGTATGCCCCGGAGGTCGTCATCAAGGACCTCATCAAGGACGCCTTCCCCCAGCACGTCAAGAACGAGTTCCTCGAGCGCGTTGCCCAGGAGATGCATGCGTTCGACCTGGGGACCGAGTACGAGAAGCAGGCCGGCCTCATCGACGAGGACGCCCTCGAAGCCGAGATCGGCCGATCGACTCTCATCAACCTCTTCGAGGCGGCCCTGCTCGAGGCCGTGCGTCGCGGCGCATCCGACATCCACATATTCCCAAACAAGAGCCGGCAGATCGAGATCCACTTCCGGATCGACGGCCAGCTCGACTCGTGGCATGTCGAGAAACGGGTCCACGCCGAGGCGTTCCTCGCCGTCGTCAAGGACAACTCGGTCAACGTGGACCGCTTCGAGCGCGACGCCGCGCAGGACGGATTTATCCAGCGTACGATCGACGGGTCGCTCATCCGCTTCCGCGTTTCGGTGCTCCCCATTGCCAACGCCTCCCACGAGATTCGATCTGAAAGCATCGTCATCCGCGTGCTCGACGATCGCAAGGTGGTGACCGACCTCAAGAAACTCGGCCTGCTCGAAGAGGCCATGGAGCGATTCAACTGGGCGATCCAGCAGCCGCACGGGATGATCATCCTGACCGGCCCTACCGGCTCGGGCAAGACGACGACGCTGTTCGCCTGCCTCCACCAGGTCGTCAACCCACGCGTGAACGTCCTCACTGTCGAAGATCCGGTCGAGTACCTCATCGAAGGCGTGCGGCAGATCAAACTGAATCCCAAACTGGATCTGGAGCAGGCGATCCGCGCGATCCTCCGGCACGATCCGGACATCGTGATGGTTGGCGAAATGCGCGACCGCGCGACGGCCGACCTCGCGATCAAACTGGCGAACACCGGCCATCTCACGTTTTCTACCCTGCACACGAACGATGCCCCGAGCGCCATCAGTCGGCTTTATAAGATGGGCGTCGAGACCTTCCTCATCGCCTACGCGATCAACCTCATCGTCGCCCAGCGCCTCATCCGTACGCTCTGCCCCTCCTGTAAGGAAGTCGATACCGCCAGGCAGGACGCGCTGCTGCTGAAGCTGGGCTTTACCGAAAAAGAGATGGCCGGCACCACCCTCTACCGCGCCGGCGAAAACCGGAAATGCAAAACATGCAACGGCATCGGGTATAAAGGCCGGCGCGCCATCACCGAGACCCTCGCCTTCTCGGACGAGATCCGCGCCATCATTGTCGAATCCGAACAGAACATCGACGAGGAAGCCATCCGGAAACAGGCGGTCAAGGAAGGCATGTTGTCGTTACGCGACGCCGCGCGACGAATCGTTACGTATGGCGAAACGTCCATCCATGAAATGATACGCGTCGTATCGACCGACATGTAA
- a CDS encoding response regulator yields the protein MPHSQSNQHHSPTEIDRKKKILIVDDSRVIRLKLAYVLQKVGYEVFEAENGLLGLQLTAREHPDLILLDLKMAGIDGFEFQRRIRASKSYAHIPIIFLTAMGSINISQIADALGRGVNDFVTKPFKVDKLLAKIDAILKHEVKPALKSPVP from the coding sequence ATGCCACATAGCCAATCCAATCAGCATCATAGCCCGACCGAGATCGACAGGAAAAAGAAAATCCTGATCGTCGATGACAGTCGTGTGATCCGTCTCAAGCTTGCCTATGTGCTGCAGAAAGTTGGCTATGAAGTGTTTGAGGCTGAGAACGGGCTTCTGGGGCTTCAACTCACGGCTCGGGAGCACCCGGACCTGATCCTGCTCGACCTGAAGATGGCCGGCATCGACGGCTTCGAATTCCAGCGCCGGATCCGCGCCAGTAAATCCTACGCGCACATCCCGATCATCTTCCTCACGGCGATGGGCAGTATCAACATCTCCCAGATCGCCGATGCCCTCGGCCGCGGGGTCAACGACTTTGTGACCAAGCCCTTCAAGGTGGATAAGCTGCTCGCAAAAATCGACGCCATTTTAAAACACGAAGTAAAGCCGGCGCTCAAGAGCCCAGTGCCGTAA
- the mnmG gene encoding tRNA uridine-5-carboxymethylaminomethyl(34) synthesis enzyme MnmG, producing MQEYDIIVVGGGHAGAEAAAATARMGARTLLVTMDLQALGRMSCNPAIGGIGKGQLVREIDALGGLMGRVTDATGIQFRMLNQRKGPAVWSPRAQSDRTRYAEAVRQDLESLPNLHMRMDMAMEVLVEDGHVTGIRTQAEQTFRARCVILTSGTFMNGVIHIGRRQHGGGRAGERASTGLTACLEALGFVSGRLKTGTPPRIDGRTIDFARVAEQPGDPLASPFSFMTDALPADQMSCWLTYTTLAVHDTLRTGFVDSPMFQGRIQGRGPRYCPSIEDKIDRFADKEQHQIFLEPEGRDTYEYYVNGFSTSLAEEVQYNALRQVPGLENVHMIRPGYAIEYDYFPPYQLRYSLETKLVDGLFFAGQINGTTGYEEAAVQGLVAGINAVQRLRDLEPVVFNRSEAYIGVLIDDLVAKGTDEPYRMFTSRAEHRLLLRQDNADLRLTERGHALGLAGDDRLVRMRAKRDAIAATRAKLDAIAIHPDRVNGYLERVGTSPITQPERLSRIALRPQVDLRALIEHAGVYDEVVTKAPGLEAVETLVETELKYSGYLARERDLVESMLQLERWSIPDGFNFAAVANITLEAREKLNKIQPENLGQASRISGVSPADLSVLMVILKKG from the coding sequence GTGCAGGAATACGATATCATTGTGGTAGGCGGCGGCCACGCCGGCGCGGAAGCCGCCGCGGCGACGGCGCGTATGGGCGCCCGGACGCTGCTGGTGACCATGGATCTCCAGGCCCTCGGCCGGATGTCCTGCAACCCGGCCATCGGCGGCATCGGCAAGGGGCAGCTCGTGCGGGAGATCGACGCCCTCGGCGGGCTTATGGGCCGGGTCACCGACGCGACTGGCATCCAGTTTCGGATGCTCAATCAGCGGAAAGGGCCCGCCGTGTGGAGCCCCCGCGCCCAGAGCGACAGGACCCGCTACGCCGAGGCGGTGCGGCAAGACCTGGAGTCGCTCCCGAATCTCCACATGCGCATGGACATGGCCATGGAGGTGCTGGTCGAAGACGGACACGTTACCGGCATCCGGACCCAGGCCGAACAGACGTTCCGCGCACGCTGCGTCATCCTCACCAGCGGGACGTTCATGAACGGCGTCATCCACATCGGCCGGCGCCAACACGGCGGTGGCCGCGCCGGCGAACGGGCGTCGACCGGGCTCACGGCGTGCCTCGAAGCCCTCGGATTTGTCAGCGGCCGTCTCAAAACAGGGACTCCGCCGCGTATCGATGGGCGCACGATCGACTTCGCCCGTGTCGCCGAACAACCGGGGGATCCGCTTGCGAGCCCGTTCTCGTTCATGACCGATGCGTTGCCGGCGGACCAGATGAGCTGCTGGCTCACCTACACCACGCTGGCCGTCCACGACACGTTGCGCACGGGCTTCGTCGATAGCCCCATGTTTCAGGGTCGCATCCAGGGACGAGGGCCGCGCTATTGCCCCTCGATCGAGGACAAGATCGACCGCTTCGCCGACAAGGAGCAGCACCAGATCTTCCTCGAACCCGAAGGCCGCGATACGTACGAGTATTACGTCAACGGCTTCTCGACCAGCCTCGCGGAAGAGGTGCAGTATAACGCGTTGCGCCAGGTGCCAGGTCTCGAAAACGTCCACATGATCCGGCCGGGGTATGCCATCGAATACGACTACTTCCCGCCATACCAGCTCCGCTACAGCCTCGAGACGAAGCTCGTCGACGGTCTGTTTTTCGCCGGCCAGATCAATGGTACCACCGGCTACGAGGAGGCGGCCGTCCAGGGACTCGTCGCCGGCATCAACGCCGTGCAGCGCCTGCGCGACCTCGAGCCCGTCGTGTTCAACCGGTCCGAAGCCTACATCGGCGTGCTCATCGACGACCTCGTCGCCAAGGGCACCGATGAACCCTACAGGATGTTCACCTCGCGCGCCGAGCACCGGCTGCTGCTCCGGCAGGATAATGCCGATCTCCGTCTCACCGAGCGCGGCCATGCCCTCGGTCTCGCCGGCGACGACCGCCTCGTCCGGATGCGCGCCAAGCGCGACGCTATCGCCGCGACCCGCGCGAAACTGGATGCCATCGCCATCCACCCGGATCGCGTCAACGGGTACCTCGAACGGGTGGGCACCTCCCCCATCACCCAGCCCGAGCGCCTCTCCCGCATCGCGCTACGCCCACAAGTCGACCTTCGCGCCCTCATCGAACACGCTGGCGTATATGACGAAGTTGTAACGAAGGCGCCGGGCCTCGAAGCGGTGGAGACACTCGTCGAGACGGAGCTGAAGTACAGCGGTTACCTCGCGCGCGAGCGCGATCTGGTAGAAAGTATGTTGCAACTCGAGCGCTGGTCGATCCCCGATGGGTTCAACTTCGCCGCCGTGGCGAATATCACGCTCGAGGCTCGTGAGAAGCTGAACAAGATCCAACCCGAGAATCTGGGCCAGGCTTCCCGCATCAGCGGCGTCAGCCCGGCGGATCTCTCGGTGTTGATGGTGATACTGAAAAAGGGATGA
- a CDS encoding 16S rRNA (guanine(527)-N(7))-methyltransferase RsmG: protein MEITPQQEALLLTFAEQLTRFNATHNLVSRMSTGDILDRHIRHCLYLARRGFPAGATVVDWGTGGGLPAIPLALLFPETRFVAVDAVEKKIMVVRAIARRLGLDNLEAWHGRAEAWPGRTHYSVSRATAPLATLWSWHHRVVEPLDCVDPSCWPPGLVCLKGGDLTTEIADLSARYPATRVDVQPLEDLGAPPYFEEKLMVHVVA from the coding sequence GTGGAAATTACCCCGCAGCAGGAGGCGCTGCTCCTGACGTTCGCGGAGCAACTGACCCGATTCAACGCCACGCACAATTTGGTCTCGCGGATGTCGACCGGCGACATCCTGGATCGCCACATCCGCCATTGTCTGTATCTGGCCCGGCGCGGCTTCCCGGCCGGCGCCACGGTGGTCGACTGGGGCACGGGCGGCGGGCTGCCGGCCATCCCCCTCGCCCTACTCTTCCCCGAGACGCGATTCGTCGCCGTCGATGCGGTCGAGAAGAAGATCATGGTCGTTCGGGCCATCGCGCGCCGGCTCGGGCTCGATAACCTCGAAGCCTGGCACGGCCGGGCCGAGGCCTGGCCCGGGAGGACGCACTATTCAGTCTCCCGCGCCACGGCCCCACTTGCCACGCTCTGGTCGTGGCACCACCGCGTGGTCGAACCCCTCGATTGCGTCGACCCTTCGTGCTGGCCGCCTGGACTCGTCTGCCTCAAGGGGGGCGACCTGACTACCGAAATTGCCGATCTCTCGGCCCGATATCCCGCTACACGTGTCGACGTGCAACCCCTGGAGGATCTGGGCGCCCCACCGTACTTTGAGGAGAAACTCATGGTACATGTGGTTGCATAA
- a CDS encoding YafY family protein: MPNAERVFNRTERLFALVLLLQNRPYLTSKDLADHFGVSRRTIFRDLRALGESGVPLTYADGGGYEILDGYQLPPLMLTAREAATLLMGTEFTKLQSDVSLARDADQVGLKIESVLPSEVRSYIERLRKSLVMDPYWLHAQRTALRDDDTDGRWYELSQAVAGQKSVLMEYYVASRDEVTRRTVDPLGLVYYTDHWNLIAYDHLRGDIRNYRLDAIRSMRILMERFTPPEGFDLAQHLAERGESPQNVRIRIRFSGAAYRWARRGIPARIEEEAEAGDAVTVTFSFENLEYVAGWLVRYGEMAEALEPEALRTIVREKARALSALYES, encoded by the coding sequence ATGCCCAACGCCGAACGTGTCTTCAACCGTACCGAGCGCCTCTTTGCGCTCGTGCTCTTGCTTCAGAATCGGCCGTACCTGACGTCGAAGGATCTGGCCGACCACTTCGGGGTGAGCCGGCGCACCATCTTCCGGGACCTCCGGGCGCTGGGCGAATCCGGGGTGCCCCTCACCTATGCCGACGGCGGCGGCTACGAAATCCTTGATGGGTACCAACTGCCTCCGCTCATGCTGACCGCTCGCGAAGCCGCCACCCTCCTCATGGGGACGGAGTTTACCAAACTCCAATCGGACGTCTCCCTGGCGCGCGACGCGGACCAGGTGGGGCTGAAAATCGAGTCCGTGCTGCCGTCCGAGGTCCGCAGCTACATCGAGCGATTGAGGAAAAGCCTGGTGATGGATCCCTACTGGCTGCATGCCCAGCGTACGGCGCTGCGCGACGACGATACCGACGGGCGCTGGTATGAGCTGAGCCAGGCGGTCGCCGGCCAGAAAAGTGTGCTGATGGAATATTACGTGGCCAGCCGCGACGAAGTCACCCGCCGCACGGTCGATCCCCTCGGCCTGGTGTATTACACCGATCACTGGAACCTGATCGCGTACGACCATCTGCGGGGCGACATCCGCAATTACCGGCTCGACGCCATTCGCTCCATGCGCATCCTCATGGAGCGGTTCACCCCGCCGGAAGGATTCGACCTCGCGCAACACCTGGCCGAACGCGGCGAGAGTCCGCAGAACGTGCGCATCCGCATTCGTTTCTCCGGCGCGGCGTACCGCTGGGCGCGGCGCGGCATTCCGGCCCGGATTGAGGAAGAGGCGGAAGCCGGCGACGCCGTCACCGTGACGTTTTCGTTCGAGAACCTGGAGTATGTGGCGGGCTGGCTGGTGCGGTACGGGGAGATGGCGGAGGCGCTGGAGCCGGAGGCGCTGCGCACGATCGTCCGCGAAAAGGCGAGGGCGTTAAGCGCCCTGTACGAGTCCTGA
- the mfd gene encoding transcription-repair coupling factor, producing MSIASLFSRVSAVPEVAELTDQLARSEAPSVVVRNASGSLPAFALLHLHGLLHRPILALLPEADRAAYLVSDLEQADPADSAVLHFPPSGIKPYDAERMQDPAAAIARTDALQQLAAGFTGIVVASIESACERVPARSAVQQETLTLAIGARMEPQSLLERLRLQRFRHVEFVEHAGEMALRGGILDVFPYTGPYPLRIEFFGDEIDSLREFDVHSQRSISRLQTARIVPDLSDASSAETATSSDLFAYLPDSTLVALFDERSLLEQADARFQLSLENFQAILNNGDSLPPAPEALYLKGSDIAAATQDHARIHFGSFTPACPPDATVDLGARPQTPFNGSILQLRKTLVANHEAGWDTVILCDSRGQESRLFELLEEDIEHARVRLQVDSLHQGFELPGGKIAVYTDHQIFNRYHRPTTRKQRKKHGGLSIRELRNLKPGDFVVHIDYGIGKFAGLEHIIVREKQQEAVRLLFRDEDVLYVNVNALYKLHKYTGKEGHQPALTKLGSGQWERTKSKTKKRVKDIARDLIALYARRKSSRGHAFPQDTLWQRELEASFQYEDTPDQGLAAEAVKQDMELPVPMDRLVCGDVGFGKTEIAVRAAFKAVQDGKQVAILVPTTILASQHYETFSKRLKAYPVQIAELSRFRSTKEIKTDLDAVKAGKVDIVIGTHRLLSKDVVFKSLGLLIVDEEQRFGVAAKERLRNLRAEVDTLALTATPIPRTLQFSLMGARDLSIINTPPPNRQPIVTEIHTYDKDLIRDAILYESNRGGQVYFIHNRVQSIDDIADMLRLLIPDVRIRVGHGQMKPADLEQVIEDFIDRKFDVLVSTNIVESGLDISNANTIIINHADHFGLADIHQLRGRVGRSDQKAFCYLLVPSIHALTRDAKQRLQAVEEFSELGSGFNIAMRDMDIRGAGNMLGAEQSGFIADVGYETYHRILDEAVQELRSEEFAELFADVAPPAPSDTVIDVEEDAFIPDTYLSSSVERLNLYRRLSEAETADVLEELRAEMEDRFGEPPAPVLHLITATALRNLGQALRLPKITFKNQRLFLELPDAREDAYFYDNLFQPLLGKLNALGHRYVMKETAKGKMRAIVQDVPTLNDCMPIMRELEVEAPARSGLVQGA from the coding sequence TTGTCGATTGCTTCCCTGTTTTCCCGCGTGTCGGCGGTGCCTGAAGTCGCTGAGTTAACGGACCAACTCGCCCGGTCGGAAGCACCGTCGGTGGTCGTTCGTAATGCGAGCGGCTCGCTGCCGGCGTTTGCGCTGCTCCACCTCCACGGCCTGTTGCACCGGCCGATTCTGGCGTTATTACCCGAGGCGGACCGGGCTGCCTACCTGGTGAGTGATCTGGAGCAGGCCGATCCGGCCGACTCGGCGGTGCTGCATTTCCCGCCGTCTGGCATCAAGCCGTACGACGCCGAGCGGATGCAGGATCCCGCCGCCGCCATCGCTCGGACCGATGCACTGCAGCAGCTGGCCGCCGGCTTTACCGGCATCGTAGTCGCGAGCATCGAGTCCGCCTGCGAACGCGTGCCGGCGCGCAGCGCCGTCCAGCAGGAGACCCTGACCCTGGCTATCGGCGCCCGGATGGAACCGCAGTCCCTGCTCGAGCGCCTCCGCCTCCAGCGCTTCAGGCACGTCGAGTTCGTCGAACATGCCGGCGAGATGGCCCTGCGAGGGGGTATCCTGGACGTCTTTCCCTACACCGGACCCTACCCGCTGCGCATCGAGTTTTTCGGGGACGAGATCGACTCCCTCCGCGAATTCGACGTCCACTCACAGCGCTCCATAAGTCGGCTCCAGACCGCCCGCATCGTACCCGATCTCTCCGATGCCTCCTCCGCCGAAACCGCTACCTCGTCCGACCTGTTCGCCTACCTGCCCGATTCCACCCTCGTCGCTCTCTTCGACGAACGCAGCCTCCTCGAGCAAGCCGATGCCCGCTTCCAACTCTCCCTGGAAAACTTCCAGGCTATCCTCAATAACGGAGATAGCCTGCCTCCAGCACCTGAGGCGCTGTACCTGAAGGGGAGCGACATCGCCGCCGCCACACAGGATCATGCCCGGATCCACTTCGGCTCCTTCACGCCGGCCTGCCCGCCCGATGCTACCGTGGACCTGGGCGCGCGGCCTCAGACACCCTTCAACGGCAGCATCCTCCAACTCCGAAAAACCCTCGTCGCCAATCACGAAGCCGGCTGGGACACCGTCATCCTCTGCGATAGCCGCGGCCAGGAATCCCGCCTGTTCGAACTCCTCGAAGAGGATATCGAACACGCCCGCGTCCGCCTCCAGGTAGATTCCCTCCACCAGGGCTTCGAGTTGCCCGGCGGGAAGATCGCCGTCTATACGGACCACCAGATCTTCAACCGCTACCACCGGCCCACCACCCGAAAACAACGGAAGAAACACGGCGGCCTCAGCATCCGCGAACTGCGTAACCTGAAGCCGGGCGACTTTGTCGTGCATATCGACTACGGGATCGGGAAGTTCGCCGGCCTCGAGCACATCATCGTCCGCGAGAAACAGCAGGAAGCCGTTCGCCTCCTCTTCCGCGACGAAGACGTGCTCTACGTCAACGTCAACGCCCTCTATAAACTCCATAAATACACCGGAAAGGAGGGCCACCAGCCGGCACTCACCAAACTCGGGTCCGGCCAGTGGGAACGGACCAAGAGCAAGACGAAGAAGCGTGTCAAGGACATCGCGCGCGACCTCATCGCGCTGTATGCCCGGCGCAAGTCGTCACGCGGCCATGCCTTCCCGCAGGACACCCTCTGGCAGCGCGAACTCGAAGCCTCCTTCCAGTACGAGGACACCCCGGACCAGGGCCTCGCCGCCGAGGCCGTCAAGCAGGACATGGAGCTGCCCGTACCCATGGACCGCCTCGTCTGCGGGGACGTTGGCTTCGGCAAAACCGAAATCGCCGTCCGCGCCGCATTTAAGGCCGTGCAGGACGGGAAGCAGGTCGCCATCCTCGTACCTACTACCATCCTGGCCTCGCAACACTACGAGACCTTTAGCAAACGCCTCAAAGCCTACCCGGTCCAGATCGCCGAACTCTCCCGTTTCCGATCCACCAAAGAAATCAAAACCGACCTCGACGCCGTCAAGGCCGGCAAGGTCGATATCGTCATCGGCACCCACCGGCTCCTTTCGAAGGACGTGGTCTTCAAAAGCCTCGGGCTCCTGATCGTCGACGAGGAGCAGCGCTTCGGCGTCGCGGCCAAGGAACGCCTGCGCAACCTGCGCGCCGAAGTGGACACCCTGGCCCTCACCGCCACCCCCATCCCGCGTACCCTCCAGTTTTCGCTCATGGGCGCGCGCGACCTCTCGATCATCAACACGCCACCGCCCAACCGCCAGCCCATCGTCACGGAGATCCATACGTACGACAAAGACCTCATCCGGGACGCCATATTGTACGAGTCGAACCGCGGCGGTCAGGTCTACTTCATCCACAACCGGGTGCAGAGCATCGACGATATCGCGGACATGCTGCGGTTGCTCATCCCCGATGTCCGCATCCGCGTGGGCCACGGGCAGATGAAGCCGGCCGATCTGGAGCAGGTGATCGAGGATTTCATCGACCGGAAGTTCGATGTGCTCGTCAGCACAAACATCGTCGAGAGCGGGCTGGATATCTCGAACGCCAACACCATCATCATCAACCACGCGGATCACTTCGGGCTGGCGGACATCCACCAGCTGCGCGGCCGCGTGGGGAGGTCCGACCAGAAAGCCTTCTGTTATCTCCTCGTCCCCTCCATTCACGCCCTCACCCGCGACGCGAAGCAGCGCCTCCAGGCCGTGGAGGAATTCAGCGAGCTGGGCAGCGGCTTCAACATCGCCATGCGCGACATGGACATCCGGGGCGCCGGCAACATGCTCGGCGCCGAACAGAGCGGGTTCATCGCGGATGTCGGGTACGAGACCTACCATCGCATCCTCGACGAGGCCGTCCAGGAGCTCCGCAGCGAGGAGTTCGCCGAGCTCTTCGCGGACGTCGCGCCGCCGGCGCCGAGCGATACCGTTATCGATGTCGAGGAAGACGCCTTTATCCCGGACACCTACCTGTCCAGCAGCGTCGAGCGCCTCAACCTGTACCGGCGCCTCAGCGAAGCCGAGACGGCCGATGTCCTGGAAGAGTTGCGAGCGGAAATGGAGGATCGGTTCGGCGAGCCACCAGCGCCTGTGCTCCACCTCATCACCGCCACCGCGCTCCGCAATCTGGGCCAGGCGCTCCGCCTCCCCAAGATCACCTTCAAAAACCAGCGACTCTTCCTGGAGTTGCCCGACGCGCGGGAGGATGCCTATTTCTACGACAACCTGTTCCAGCCGCTACTGGGCAAATTAAACGCGCTCGGCCATCGCTACGTGATGAAAGAGACCGCTAAGGGCAAGATGCGCGCCATCGTCCAGGATGTGCCCACCCTCAACGATTGTATGCCGATCATGCGGGAGCTGGAAGTCGAGGCGCCGGCCCGGTCAGGACTCGTACAGGGCGCTTAA